In the Orenia marismortui DSM 5156 genome, one interval contains:
- a CDS encoding replication-associated recombination protein A, translating into MDLFNQNIYNEDNIQNKPLAVRMRPCNLDEFIGQDQIVGEGRLLRRAIQVDRLQSAIFYGPPGTGKTTLAQIIANTTKADFEKLNAVTSGVRDLREVIKRAKERRGMYSKKTVLFIDEIHRFNKSQQDALLPSVEDGILILIGATTENPYFEVNSPLISRSRIFKLEKLSSDSIRKILMRALEDKERGLGEYSVDITSEALSHLAEVANGDARRALNALELAVLTTHEEDGVRRINLKVAEESIQQKAINYDKSGDNHYDITSAFVKSLRGSDPDAAIFWLAKMIEAGEDPRFIARRMIVHAAEDVGNANPHSLMLAVSAAQALEYVGMPEARIPLAQAAIYIASAPKSNATIKAIDGALNIVKSRPDAGVPKHLKDAHYSGSKELEYGKGYKYPHDYSDNYVKQQYLPNDLVGTRFYQPTKNGYEDKIKSFLENLK; encoded by the coding sequence ATGGATTTGTTCAATCAAAATATTTATAATGAGGATAATATTCAAAATAAGCCTTTAGCAGTGAGGATGAGGCCTTGTAATTTGGATGAATTTATAGGGCAAGATCAAATTGTAGGAGAGGGTAGGTTATTGAGGAGAGCTATCCAAGTTGATCGTTTGCAATCAGCTATATTTTATGGACCTCCTGGGACAGGTAAGACAACATTGGCTCAGATTATAGCTAATACTACTAAGGCTGATTTTGAAAAGTTAAATGCAGTTACTTCAGGGGTAAGAGACTTACGAGAAGTAATTAAACGGGCTAAAGAGAGAAGGGGAATGTATTCCAAAAAAACGGTGCTATTTATTGATGAAATACATAGGTTTAATAAAAGTCAACAAGATGCATTATTACCATCGGTAGAAGATGGAATCTTAATTTTGATTGGTGCAACGACGGAAAATCCATATTTTGAAGTTAATTCACCCTTGATATCAAGATCTAGGATATTTAAATTAGAGAAATTATCTTCAGATTCAATCAGAAAGATATTAATGAGAGCTTTAGAAGATAAAGAGCGTGGTTTAGGAGAGTATAGTGTAGATATAACTTCAGAAGCTTTAAGTCATCTAGCTGAAGTTGCTAATGGTGATGCTAGAAGAGCCTTAAATGCTCTTGAGTTAGCAGTATTAACAACCCATGAAGAAGATGGTGTTAGGAGAATAAACCTAAAAGTAGCTGAAGAGAGTATTCAACAGAAAGCTATCAATTATGATAAATCTGGTGATAATCATTATGATATAACTTCAGCTTTTGTAAAAAGTTTAAGGGGATCAGATCCTGATGCTGCTATTTTTTGGTTAGCAAAGATGATTGAGGCGGGGGAAGATCCTAGATTTATAGCTAGAAGAATGATTGTTCATGCAGCAGAAGATGTAGGTAATGCCAATCCCCATTCATTAATGCTTGCTGTTTCAGCAGCTCAAGCATTAGAATATGTTGGGATGCCTGAAGCTAGGATCCCATTGGCTCAGGCTGCTATTTACATAGCTTCTGCACCAAAAAGTAATGCTACTATTAAGGCTATAGATGGTGCTTTGAATATTGTTAAATCAAGACCAGATGCGGGAGTTCCTAAGCATTTAAAAGATGCTCATTATAGTGGGTCTAAAGAGTTGGAATATGGTAAGGGATATAAATATCCCCATGATTATTCTGATAATTATGTGAAGCAACAATATTTGCCTAATGACTTAGTGGGTACAAGATTTTATCAGCCTACTAAAAATGGCTATGAAGATAAAATTAAGTCTTTTCTGGAGAATTTAAAGTAA
- a CDS encoding Cof-type HAD-IIB family hydrolase, producing the protein MKFKLVAIDMDGTLLNDDHKVSDKNREIITKYANQGVNFVLASGRPYQALYPYTKELEVYLPLVTSNGSIVKCPLTESVYTNSSMPLGLAKEILDYGYSKGYGVSLYFEDEVITSHEEVAKVHRELEGIDPTIITKYQLEEGPTKIVFFADPEDIDKAFAQLADKYEGGLYITRSDERCVETMNLEVSKGKALKYMIKRMNIASEEVIAIGNNFNDVAMFEEAGLAVAMGNSPEGVKEVADFVTKSNQEDGVAYALEKFLKD; encoded by the coding sequence GTGAAATTTAAATTAGTAGCAATTGATATGGATGGTACTTTATTAAATGATGATCATAAAGTTTCTGATAAAAATCGTGAGATTATTACTAAATATGCTAATCAAGGAGTTAATTTTGTATTAGCTAGTGGAAGGCCTTATCAAGCTTTATATCCTTATACTAAAGAATTAGAGGTATATTTACCACTAGTAACTTCTAATGGTTCTATTGTTAAATGTCCATTAACGGAATCGGTTTATACAAACTCAAGTATGCCTCTAGGTTTGGCTAAAGAAATATTAGATTATGGTTATAGTAAAGGTTATGGGGTAAGTCTTTATTTTGAAGATGAAGTTATTACTTCTCATGAAGAAGTTGCTAAGGTTCACCGTGAATTAGAGGGAATAGATCCAACTATTATCACAAAATATCAGCTAGAGGAAGGGCCAACTAAGATTGTCTTTTTTGCTGATCCAGAAGATATTGATAAAGCATTTGCTCAATTAGCTGATAAATATGAAGGAGGTTTATATATTACTAGATCTGATGAGAGATGTGTAGAAACTATGAATCTAGAGGTTTCTAAAGGGAAGGCTTTAAAATATATGATTAAAAGAATGAATATTGCTTCAGAAGAAGTTATAGCAATTGGTAACAATTTTAATGATGTTGCTATGTTTGAAGAGGCTGGTTTAGCTGTTGCAATGGGTAATTCTCCAGAAGGTGTCAAAGAGGTAGCTGATTTTGTTACTAAAAGTAATCAAGAAGATGGAGTTGCTTATGCTTTAGAAAAGTTTTTAAAGGATTGA
- a CDS encoding 5-formyltetrahydrofolate cyclo-ligase, translating into MKISKKEQRDRILFLRKNMYNKDIEEKSIEVKNKLFALEEFDSAQSIMLYVAFRNEVRTETMIKDCLDMGKKVIVPVTDIDNRELYLSELKDYDLELTQGSYGILEPESNYIRIVDLSEVDLVVLPGLAFDKRGNRLGYGGGYYDKLLAKNSNLTKIAICFDFQIIANVVFDNHDIKMDKIISEEQVIVCSS; encoded by the coding sequence ATGAAGATATCTAAAAAAGAACAGCGTGATAGAATATTATTTTTGCGAAAAAATATGTATAATAAGGATATAGAAGAGAAAAGTATAGAAGTTAAGAATAAGTTGTTTGCTTTAGAAGAGTTTGATTCTGCTCAAAGTATAATGCTTTATGTTGCTTTTAGAAATGAAGTTAGAACTGAAACTATGATTAAAGATTGTTTGGATATGGGAAAGAAAGTCATAGTACCTGTAACAGATATAGATAATAGAGAACTATATTTATCAGAGTTGAAAGATTATGACCTTGAATTAACTCAAGGAAGCTATGGTATTTTAGAACCTGAAAGTAATTACATAAGAATTGTTGATTTATCTGAGGTTGATTTAGTGGTTTTGCCAGGGTTGGCCTTTGATAAAAGAGGTAACCGCTTAGGATATGGTGGAGGATATTATGATAAATTATTAGCTAAGAATTCTAATCTTACTAAGATAGCTATCTGCTTTGATTTTCAAATTATTGCGAATGTTGTCTTTGATAATCATGATATTAAAATGGATAAGATAATTAGTGAAGAACAGGTTATAGTCTGTAGTTCTTAA
- the aspS gene encoding aspartate--tRNA ligase, protein MKGLKRSCYCSEVRSEHVGDKLTLMGWVQRRRDHGGVIFVDLRDRFGMVQVVFSPEVSQDMFDLANELRKEFVIAIKGEVKARPEGMINNDLKTGEIEIYAEELHILDKAETPPIQVEDDINAGEELRLKYRYLDLRRKPMQENIILRHKVKQAVRNYLDNKDFLDIETPILTKSTPEGARDFLVPSRVNKGQFFALPQSPQLFKQLLMVSGMERYYQITRCFRDEDLRADRQPEFTQIDMEMSFMSQDEIMELVEGMIQEIFETIGAEVPDEFPHMSYQEAMDRFGSDRPDIRFGLELIDVSEAVKDAEFKVFSGTIAKGGQVKGINVKDAAEDFSRKDIDDLTDYAGIYGAKGLAWMKIKEDKVQSPIAKFLSEEELDSILNIMGAETGDLLLFVADNPKVVAASLGNLRLKLGKSLGLIDENEFKFLWVTDFPLLEWDEDAKRYVSLHHPFTMPQEDDIELLNEDDADQALSQAYDLVLNGIELGGGSIRINNSELQEKIFNLLNMNEEEIEEKFGFLLEAFQYGVPPHGGIAFGLDRLVMLLGRLDSIRDVIAFPKTQKATCLLTEAPSIVAEDQLEELRIEVDYDSIELD, encoded by the coding sequence ATGAAGGGATTAAAGAGAAGTTGTTATTGTAGTGAAGTAAGAAGTGAGCATGTAGGAGATAAATTAACATTAATGGGTTGGGTACAACGTAGAAGAGACCATGGAGGAGTAATCTTTGTTGATTTAAGAGATAGATTTGGGATGGTACAGGTAGTATTTAGTCCAGAAGTATCTCAAGATATGTTTGATTTAGCTAATGAGTTAAGAAAAGAGTTTGTTATTGCTATTAAGGGTGAAGTTAAAGCTCGTCCAGAAGGAATGATTAATAATGATTTAAAGACTGGAGAAATAGAAATCTATGCTGAAGAGCTACATATCTTAGATAAAGCAGAAACACCTCCAATCCAAGTTGAAGATGATATCAATGCAGGAGAAGAATTAAGATTAAAATATAGATATTTAGATTTAAGAAGAAAACCTATGCAAGAAAATATTATCTTGAGACATAAAGTAAAGCAAGCAGTAAGAAATTATTTAGATAATAAAGACTTTTTAGATATTGAAACACCAATCTTGACTAAAAGTACTCCAGAGGGAGCAAGAGACTTTTTAGTGCCAAGTCGTGTTAATAAGGGGCAATTTTTTGCTTTGCCACAGTCACCACAACTATTTAAACAATTATTGATGGTATCTGGAATGGAAAGATATTATCAGATTACTCGTTGTTTTAGAGATGAGGATTTAAGAGCAGATCGTCAGCCTGAGTTTACTCAAATTGATATGGAAATGTCTTTTATGAGCCAAGATGAGATTATGGAATTAGTAGAAGGTATGATTCAAGAAATCTTTGAAACTATTGGAGCTGAAGTTCCAGATGAGTTTCCACATATGAGTTATCAGGAAGCAATGGATCGCTTTGGATCAGATAGACCAGATATTCGTTTTGGATTAGAGTTAATTGATGTATCTGAAGCTGTTAAAGATGCAGAATTTAAAGTGTTTAGTGGTACTATAGCTAAAGGTGGACAGGTTAAAGGAATTAATGTTAAGGATGCTGCAGAAGATTTTTCTCGTAAAGACATTGATGATTTAACTGATTATGCTGGAATCTATGGAGCAAAAGGTTTAGCTTGGATGAAGATTAAAGAAGATAAAGTACAATCTCCAATTGCTAAGTTCTTATCTGAAGAAGAATTAGATTCTATCTTAAATATTATGGGAGCAGAAACTGGAGATTTATTATTATTTGTGGCTGATAATCCTAAAGTTGTAGCTGCTTCTTTAGGTAATTTAAGATTAAAACTAGGAAAATCCTTAGGTTTAATCGATGAAAATGAATTTAAATTTTTATGGGTTACTGATTTCCCATTATTAGAATGGGATGAAGATGCTAAAAGATATGTTTCTTTACATCATCCATTTACAATGCCTCAAGAAGATGATATTGAGTTATTAAATGAAGATGATGCTGATCAAGCACTTTCTCAAGCTTATGATCTAGTATTAAATGGTATCGAGCTTGGTGGGGGAAGTATTAGGATTAATAACAGTGAATTACAAGAGAAGATATTTAATTTATTGAATATGAATGAAGAAGAGATTGAAGAGAAATTTGGTTTCTTATTAGAAGCTTTCCAATATGGAGTACCACCTCATGGAGGAATTGCTTTTGGACTTGATAGATTAGTAATGTTATTAGGAAGATTAGATTCTATTCGTGATGTAATTGCTTTCCCTAAAACTCAAAAAGCAACTTGCTTATTAACAGAAGCTCCATCTATAGTAGCTGAAGATCAGTTGGAAGAATTAAGGATAGAAGTGGATTATGATTCTATTGAGTTAGATTAA
- the hisS gene encoding histidine--tRNA ligase, with product MNITAPRGTKDILPEDTAKWQYLENITRKIFSSYNFKEIRTPLFEATELFQRGIGEATDIVEKEMYTFEDKGGRSITLRPEGTASVVRSFLENKIYGQAQPTKYFYIGSMFRYERPQAGRYREFHQLGVEVLGSDNPAIDAEIIALGLQLLEELGLDNLELHLNSVGCPKCRAEYREKLINYFKPYLEELCSDCQDRYDRNPLRILDCKVDRGKEFMNNAPKIYEELCEECEDDFDQVKEFLDLLDIDYILDANLVRGLDYYTKTAFEVIYKGLGAQDTIFGGGRYDGLAEEVGGRDIPGIGFAMGMERILLTLEEQGIELPIDNSIDLFITTIGEKANKEAFKYLHKLRKAGLKVEMDYLGRSVKSQMKAADRNNANYSIILGEDELEKGVATIRNMTSGEQIEIKLENLVEEMKKRID from the coding sequence ATGAATATTACAGCCCCGAGAGGGACTAAGGATATATTACCTGAAGATACTGCTAAATGGCAGTATCTTGAAAATATAACCCGAAAAATATTTAGTAGCTATAATTTTAAGGAGATACGAACACCATTATTTGAAGCAACTGAACTCTTTCAAAGAGGAATTGGTGAGGCAACAGATATCGTAGAAAAAGAGATGTATACTTTTGAAGATAAAGGTGGCAGAAGTATTACTTTACGTCCTGAAGGTACTGCTTCAGTTGTCAGATCATTTTTAGAAAATAAAATTTATGGTCAAGCACAGCCAACTAAGTATTTTTACATAGGATCTATGTTTAGGTATGAGCGGCCACAAGCGGGTCGTTATAGAGAATTTCACCAGTTGGGAGTAGAGGTTTTAGGAAGTGATAATCCAGCTATAGATGCTGAGATTATAGCTTTAGGATTACAATTATTAGAGGAATTAGGTTTGGATAATTTAGAGTTGCATTTAAATAGTGTTGGTTGTCCAAAATGTAGAGCGGAATATAGAGAAAAGCTGATTAATTATTTCAAACCTTATTTAGAAGAACTATGTTCTGATTGCCAAGATAGATATGATAGAAATCCACTAAGAATTTTAGATTGTAAAGTAGATAGAGGTAAAGAGTTTATGAATAATGCACCTAAAATCTATGAGGAATTATGTGAAGAATGTGAAGATGATTTTGATCAAGTTAAAGAATTTTTGGACTTATTAGATATAGATTATATTCTTGATGCTAACTTAGTTCGTGGATTAGATTATTATACTAAGACTGCTTTTGAAGTTATTTACAAAGGTTTGGGTGCTCAAGATACTATCTTTGGTGGAGGACGTTATGATGGATTAGCTGAAGAAGTTGGTGGTCGTGATATTCCTGGGATTGGATTTGCTATGGGAATGGAAAGAATCTTACTTACTTTAGAAGAGCAAGGTATTGAGTTGCCAATTGATAATAGTATTGATTTATTTATTACTACTATTGGTGAAAAAGCCAATAAAGAAGCTTTTAAATATTTGCATAAATTACGCAAGGCTGGTTTAAAGGTTGAAATGGATTATTTGGGTAGAAGTGTTAAAAGTCAGATGAAAGCTGCAGATCGTAATAATGCTAATTATAGTATTATTTTAGGTGAAGATGAGTTGGAAAAAGGTGTAGCGACAATAAGAAATATGACATCTGGAGAACAAATAGAGATTAAACTAGAGAATCTAGTAGAAGAGATGAAAAAGCGTATAGATTAA
- a CDS encoding peptidylprolyl isomerase, whose amino-acid sequence MIMDALRKRMKTIIYVIVVAFVATGALVYLRGPRGGNSQQEAYAQRSDRPVATVNGEEISYQEYSYQLNGYLRQYQNQISSNQVVGLKSRVLNNLINQELILQAAEKNGINPEISEETIQEQLDQAINKYASSKEEFEKIIKKNGQTIEDVKNTIKNSMTMQKRIEGMLAKVKADVKITEEEIAKEYEEVTASHILIKTDDKDDKDDKEAKEKAEKVLKLAKAGNDFTELAKEYSEGPSASRGGELGSFGHGKMVPAFEKAAFAMKVGEVSDLVKTEFGYHIIKVTDKKVASGEEFNSKKEEIRKKLLSQKESEAINQWIEETRDDSKVIIKDKEINAFTAAQEGDLKTAIKDYKAAIKANSGSYYLYHNLADAYQRNGNQEDVISTYQEAINKYPEQVDFYMSLANIYQKEEKFDKAVEVYEQGLTNNQDNAELHLGLGDLYRAQDKTDEAVVEYEKFSKLSGDNLMAHYRLARVYSQMGLEDKSKAEMEKLKEIQKKKQEQVKEEREEENKVEETKTEKN is encoded by the coding sequence ATGATAATGGATGCTTTAAGAAAAAGAATGAAGACTATAATCTATGTGATTGTAGTTGCTTTTGTAGCAACAGGAGCTTTGGTTTATTTAAGAGGACCAAGAGGTGGGAATAGTCAGCAAGAAGCTTATGCTCAAAGATCTGATAGACCTGTAGCAACTGTTAATGGTGAAGAAATTTCTTATCAAGAATATTCGTATCAATTAAATGGTTATTTAAGACAATATCAAAATCAAATTAGTTCCAATCAAGTAGTTGGATTAAAATCTCGAGTATTAAATAACCTGATTAATCAAGAATTAATTTTACAGGCGGCTGAAAAGAACGGTATTAATCCAGAGATTTCTGAAGAAACTATTCAAGAACAATTAGACCAAGCTATTAATAAATATGCTTCATCTAAAGAAGAATTTGAAAAGATAATTAAGAAAAATGGACAAACTATAGAAGATGTTAAAAATACTATTAAAAATAGTATGACTATGCAAAAACGTATTGAAGGAATGTTAGCTAAGGTTAAGGCTGATGTAAAGATAACAGAAGAAGAGATTGCTAAAGAATATGAAGAAGTAACTGCAAGCCATATTTTAATTAAAACTGATGATAAAGATGATAAAGATGATAAAGAAGCTAAAGAAAAAGCTGAAAAGGTATTAAAGTTAGCAAAAGCAGGTAATGATTTTACTGAATTAGCTAAAGAATACTCAGAAGGACCATCTGCTTCTCGCGGTGGAGAACTAGGTTCTTTTGGGCATGGAAAGATGGTTCCAGCTTTTGAAAAGGCTGCTTTTGCTATGAAAGTAGGAGAAGTTAGTGATCTAGTTAAGACAGAATTTGGTTATCATATTATTAAGGTTACTGATAAGAAAGTAGCTAGTGGGGAAGAGTTTAATAGTAAAAAAGAAGAGATAAGAAAGAAACTATTATCTCAAAAGGAAAGTGAAGCTATTAATCAATGGATAGAAGAAACTAGAGATGATTCTAAAGTAATAATTAAGGATAAAGAAATTAATGCCTTTACTGCTGCTCAAGAAGGTGACCTTAAAACAGCAATCAAGGATTACAAAGCTGCCATTAAAGCTAACTCTGGTTCATATTATCTATATCACAATTTAGCAGATGCTTATCAAAGAAATGGTAATCAAGAAGATGTTATTTCAACTTACCAAGAAGCAATTAATAAGTATCCAGAGCAAGTAGACTTCTATATGAGTTTAGCAAATATTTATCAAAAAGAAGAGAAATTTGATAAAGCTGTTGAAGTTTATGAACAAGGATTAACTAATAATCAAGATAATGCTGAGTTACACTTAGGTTTAGGTGACTTATACAGAGCTCAAGATAAAACTGATGAAGCAGTTGTAGAGTATGAAAAATTCTCTAAATTATCTGGAGATAATCTAATGGCTCATTATAGATTGGCAAGAGTTTATAGCCAAATGGGTCTAGAAGATAAATCTAAAGCAGAAATGGAAAAATTGAAAGAAATTCAAAAGAAGAAACAAGAACAAGTTAAAGAAGAACGTGAAGAAGAAAATAAAGTAGAAGAAACTAAAACTGAAAAGAATTAG
- the hemZ gene encoding coproporphyrinogen dehydrogenase HemZ, whose protein sequence is MVTVNLTMNSSYYNSVKGTLNVLLPEVEIHNIDEDVEAELNIIVKLDTSAGIKVRSFFAGQNNLNNEIEDKEILSNSYNSNDFDKRCKERLKLSIYRLLCDYLGEDLSPWGILTGVRPTKLAHFLLERGFDYQKVDSLLENVYGVAKEKRDLLLNIIKLERSYFPTPEEAKNKVSIYLGIPFCPTRCNYCSFAAYPIAKYQKYLPNFLEALDYEIREVSKVVQDLGLVVDTIYIGGGTPTVLSSTELDRVLNNLKKYLSLSQLRDFTVEAGRADTISKAKLEVLKRQGIKRISINPQTMNLKTLEVIGRKHSVDEVTKSFSLAREIGFENINMDMIIGLPGEGIDDVKRTLLRIKDLNPDSLTVHTMAIKRASRLKRSLEDNNLPSDREVSEMLKYTKKMTKELDLIPYYMYRQKNILGNLENIGYAKAGKESIYNILMMEERETVIGLGGGSITKLINTQDYSLERLVNPKFPKQYIEEIKERTNEKISKINELFYK, encoded by the coding sequence ATGGTTACGGTAAATTTAACTATGAATTCAAGTTATTATAATTCAGTTAAAGGTACATTAAATGTATTATTGCCTGAAGTAGAGATACATAATATAGATGAAGATGTAGAGGCAGAATTAAATATTATAGTTAAGTTAGATACTTCAGCAGGGATTAAAGTTAGAAGCTTTTTTGCAGGCCAAAATAATTTAAACAATGAAATAGAGGATAAAGAGATTTTATCTAATTCTTATAATAGTAATGATTTTGATAAACGATGTAAAGAGCGCTTGAAATTGAGCATTTATAGATTGTTATGTGACTATTTAGGAGAGGACTTAAGTCCTTGGGGAATTTTAACAGGTGTTAGACCTACTAAGTTAGCCCATTTTCTATTAGAAAGAGGCTTTGATTATCAAAAAGTTGATAGTTTATTAGAGAATGTTTATGGTGTAGCAAAGGAAAAAAGAGATTTATTATTAAATATTATTAAGTTGGAGCGTAGTTATTTTCCTACTCCAGAAGAGGCAAAAAATAAAGTCAGTATATATTTAGGAATTCCTTTCTGTCCAACAAGATGTAATTATTGTTCTTTTGCTGCTTATCCTATAGCTAAGTATCAGAAATATCTGCCGAATTTTTTAGAAGCTTTAGATTATGAAATTAGGGAAGTATCTAAAGTAGTTCAAGATTTAGGCTTAGTTGTTGATACTATTTATATTGGTGGCGGTACCCCAACAGTTCTATCTAGTACTGAATTAGATAGAGTATTAAATAACTTAAAAAAATACCTTTCTCTTTCTCAACTCCGTGACTTTACTGTAGAAGCTGGTAGAGCAGATACTATTAGTAAAGCTAAATTAGAGGTTTTAAAGAGACAGGGTATTAAAAGAATTAGTATTAATCCGCAAACTATGAATTTAAAAACTCTAGAGGTAATAGGACGAAAACATAGTGTGGATGAAGTGACGAAGTCTTTTTCTTTGGCTAGAGAAATTGGATTTGAAAATATTAATATGGATATGATTATTGGACTGCCAGGAGAAGGTATAGATGATGTAAAAAGAACTTTACTAAGAATTAAAGATTTAAATCCTGATAGTTTGACAGTCCACACTATGGCTATCAAACGCGCTTCAAGGTTAAAAAGAAGTTTAGAGGATAATAATCTACCATCAGATAGAGAAGTATCAGAAATGTTGAAGTATACCAAAAAAATGACTAAGGAATTAGATCTAATTCCTTATTATATGTATAGACAGAAGAATATCTTAGGTAACTTAGAAAATATAGGGTATGCAAAAGCGGGGAAAGAGTCTATTTATAATATTTTGATGATGGAGGAGAGAGAAACTGTAATTGGATTAGGCGGAGGTTCAATAACTAAATTAATTAATACTCAAGATTATAGCTTAGAAAGGTTAGTTAATCCTAAGTTTCCCAAACAGTATATTGAAGAGATTAAAGAACGTACTAATGAGAAAATATCTAAAATTAATGAATTGTTTTATAAATAA
- a CDS encoding MBL fold metallo-hydrolase, producing MFIKRLSVGSLAVNCYIVANEKKEAVIIDPGSQAEDILKIINEHDLNVKYIINTHGHNDHIAANPKLLESTGAELLIHSQDSEFLQNPELNLSFFIGEMGQELKCPNADRLLEDGDTIEIGDLEFKVIHTPGHTPGSICMKLGNILFTGDTIFATGVGRTDFPKGSYQSLRESITKILEFEEDLKICPGHGAETTLNRARKENSYL from the coding sequence ATGTTTATAAAAAGGTTATCAGTAGGTTCTTTAGCGGTTAATTGTTATATAGTTGCTAATGAGAAGAAAGAAGCAGTGATAATTGACCCAGGATCACAAGCAGAAGATATTTTAAAAATAATTAATGAACATGACCTTAATGTTAAATACATCATTAATACTCATGGTCATAATGATCATATCGCAGCTAATCCTAAACTGTTAGAATCTACCGGAGCTGAATTGTTAATTCATAGTCAGGACTCAGAATTTTTACAGAACCCAGAGTTAAATCTATCATTTTTTATAGGGGAAATGGGTCAAGAATTAAAATGTCCTAATGCTGATAGACTATTAGAAGATGGAGATACTATAGAAATTGGAGATTTAGAGTTTAAAGTAATCCATACTCCAGGTCATACTCCAGGTAGTATCTGTATGAAATTAGGAAATATATTATTTACAGGTGATACTATTTTTGCTACTGGTGTAGGAAGAACTGATTTTCCTAAAGGGTCATATCAGAGTTTAAGAGAGTCAATTACCAAAATTTTAGAATTTGAAGAAGATTTAAAAATATGTCCAGGTCATGGAGCAGAAACTACTCTAAATAGAGCAAGAAAAGAAAATTCATATTTATAA
- the dtd gene encoding D-aminoacyl-tRNA deacylase has product MRAVLQRVSSSSVEVGNREVGKIKTGLLILLGIGENDTIEDMKYLADKIVDLRVFSDQSGKMNLSALDVDAELLIVSQFTLYGDCRQGRRPSFADAASANKAEELYEEFISYINKYELKVETGEFKTEMKVSLVNEGPVTILLDSKRDF; this is encoded by the coding sequence ATGAGAGCTGTTTTGCAAAGAGTAAGTTCAAGTTCTGTTGAGGTAGGAAATAGAGAAGTTGGAAAAATTAAAACTGGTTTATTAATCTTACTTGGAATTGGAGAAAATGATACTATAGAAGATATGAAATATTTGGCAGATAAAATAGTTGATTTAAGAGTATTCTCTGATCAATCTGGAAAGATGAATCTATCAGCACTAGATGTAGATGCAGAATTATTAATAGTATCTCAATTTACTTTATATGGGGATTGTCGTCAAGGAAGAAGGCCAAGTTTTGCTGATGCAGCCTCTGCTAATAAAGCAGAAGAGTTATATGAAGAATTTATCTCTTATATTAATAAATATGAATTGAAAGTAGAAACCGGTGAATTTAAAACAGAGATGAAGGTTAGTTTAGTTAATGAAGGTCCAGTAACTATATTACTGGACAGTAAAAGAGATTTTTAA